The genomic stretch GCCCCGCCCTCCAAGAGGTGCGTGGCAAAGGAGTGGCGCAGAGTGTGCGGGGATACATCCGCCTCCACCTGGGCGTGTTCGGCGACGGCTCTCAGGATGGTCCACACGCTCTGCCGGCTGAGCCGGCCGCCGCGGGCGTTCAGGAACAGTGCCGGGGTGCCCTTGCCCTTGGCCACCAGTGCCGGCCGGCCCCGGACCAGGTAGGCCTCAAGAGCCCGGAGCGCATAGGAGCCAATCGGCACGATGCGTTCCTTGGATCCCTTGCCGAACAGCCTCACCAGGGAGGGGCCGTCGTCGGGCGAATCCGGAAACACGAGGTCGTCCACGTCCAGGCCCACGGCCTCGCTGATGCGCGCACCCGTGGAGTACAGGAACTCCAGCATGGCCGCGTCCCGCAGCCCTGTGGGCGTGTCGGTGCCCGCCGATTCCAGGATCCGGGTGACGTCGTGGACGCTGATGGCCTTGGGGAGGCGGCGTCCGGGCTGCGGCGGATGGATGTCGGCAGCAGGGTCGGTCTCGCAGACGCCCTCGAGCGCCCAGAACTTGTGCAGTCCGCGCACTGACACGATGGTGCGCGCCACCGAACGCATGCCAAGCGCGGAACCGCCGTCGTCGCCGTCGGACAGGCCCTGGGCAAACTCACTGACGTGGCGCCGCGCCACCTGGCCCGGGGCGGTGAGCCCGGCAGCCGCCAGGAACGCTTCGTAGCGGCGCAGGTCGCGCTGGTAGGCGGCCAAAGTGTTGGGCGCGAGCCCGCGTTCCACCCCGACATGCTGGAGGTAGTCGGCGATGGCGCGCGCCAGCGCCGTGGGGGCTCCCCCGCCGCCGGCGCCCTGGTTGGTCACTGCCGGCGTTGGGACGGATGCTCGGGCCAGGGCGCATCGCCCGGGCGCAGGTCCGCAAAGCCGTTGCGGGCTGCCTGTGCCGCGGCCAGGATCCCGACGACGGCGGACGGATTGTGTATGTGCCCGGCCAGGACCGCTGCGGCAGCCTCCTCAAGGCCGACCCACGCAAACTCGATTTCAGCTTCCTCGTCGGTGCGCACGTGGCGCCGGTCCTCCGGCACCTCCGTGATGCCGCGGGCCAGGTAGATCCTTATGGCCTCGCTGGAGGAGCCGGGTGAGTTGAAGAAGTCGGTCAGGACGTGCCATTGGGCAGCCTCAAGGTCGGCTTCCTCGGCGAGTTCGCGGGCGGCGCCGGCGACGAAGTCCTCACCTTCAACGTCCAGCAGGCCGGCGGGAACTTCCCACAGGTTCATCTGGACGGGGTGGCGGTACTGGCGCAGCAGCAGCACCTGCTGTGCCTCGTTCAGCACCACCACGGCCACGGCCCCGGGATGGTCAATGTAGTCCCGGGTCAGCGGGGCGGAGCCAGGCGTCAGTGAAAACGTATCTGAAACGATGTTCCAAATGCGCCCCTGGTACACCGTGGACTGCGAATGCAGCGTCCGGCGGCTTTCTTCGTCAGAAACGGCCGGAGTCAAAGGGCCGGAGCCGGGCTGGCCTTCAGTCC from Arthrobacter stackebrandtii encodes the following:
- the xerD gene encoding site-specific tyrosine recombinase XerD, producing the protein MTNQGAGGGGAPTALARAIADYLQHVGVERGLAPNTLAAYQRDLRRYEAFLAAAGLTAPGQVARRHVSEFAQGLSDGDDGGSALGMRSVARTIVSVRGLHKFWALEGVCETDPAADIHPPQPGRRLPKAISVHDVTRILESAGTDTPTGLRDAAMLEFLYSTGARISEAVGLDVDDLVFPDSPDDGPSLVRLFGKGSKERIVPIGSYALRALEAYLVRGRPALVAKGKGTPALFLNARGGRLSRQSVWTILRAVAEHAQVEADVSPHTLRHSFATHLLEGGADVRVVQELLGHASVTTTQVYTLVTADTLREVYAAAHPRALG
- a CDS encoding NUDIX domain-containing protein, which translates into the protein MTHLGAPGTEGQPGSGPLTPAVSDEESRRTLHSQSTVYQGRIWNIVSDTFSLTPGSAPLTRDYIDHPGAVAVVVLNEAQQVLLLRQYRHPVQMNLWEVPAGLLDVEGEDFVAGAARELAEEADLEAAQWHVLTDFFNSPGSSSEAIRIYLARGITEVPEDRRHVRTDEEAEIEFAWVGLEEAAAAVLAGHIHNPSAVVGILAAAQAARNGFADLRPGDAPWPEHPSQRRQ